A region from the Drosophila takahashii strain IR98-3 E-12201 chromosome 2L, DtakHiC1v2, whole genome shotgun sequence genome encodes:
- the kek2 gene encoding uncharacterized protein kek2, whose amino-acid sequence MSVLPLLIALVALLSLGLACPPEVCVCKWKGGKQTVECGGQQLSNLPEGMDPGTQVLNFSGNSLQVLQSERFLRMDLLNLQKIYLSRNQLIRIHEKAFRGLTNLVELDLSENALQNVPSETFQDYSSLMRLSLSGNPIRELKTSAFRHLSFLTTLELSNCQVERIENEAFVGMDNLEWLRLDGNRIGFIQGPHILPKSLHGISLHSNRWNCDCRLLDIHSWLVNYNTPLAEEPKCMEPARLKGQVIKGLQREQLACLPEVSPQSSYTEVSEGRNMSITCLVRAIPEPKVLWLFNGQVMSNDSLVDNLHMYYYIDETIGISGAEEKRSEIFIYNVGAEDNGTFSCVGQNIAGTTFSNYTLRVIIKEPPVVNEVSFPRDYMNYIVASSAGGGIIFVVLLCTIVVKCKKPSEPAKQRKKCDQVTSIAGGTDSSTGSTQDTGMGMMKCASILNDGGDSLNGNAGLLMGDTLTPTKAANGAAGGGIILGNQMKQNLLLYATPNPPQQQQHQQLQLNVNLMGAGPGSPPLLLSNGHGLAAAYCSPPASLRNYQEKNPDLVNDAESVKHKLKTAVSLDGGAGEYETQSDCGQYEGCYQLAAAAPHPVHQHPGQHPLMGRFAQAMTTLPRGMQLKPAPHQVDVHLNPVCFLGQDGSFAYDYSSAHLVQQPPHQQQQQQVQPAANFYRTLPHNRLHKQQQFQAAAAAGGNVGGGNPNQPTLRYSLEAEFIQRGPTVSYEKYQLPNVRFTAEGYPQQQQQQQQQLQLQHQFPSPPEGYKSDLAMMPAPFQQWPSCLPGYRFAQSPTSQQQSPVVAPPPPSQPQPPTSSAAGTQSTHTIPELDESEASSPRLEEAAGSAAPPGGEEENPATDSAKLKQLNGPLADSPDEGYVGDGQETSDI is encoded by the coding sequence ATGAGTGTCCTGCCACTTTTGATAGCGCTCGTCGCACTTTTATCCCTGGGCCTGGCCTGTCCGCCcgaggtgtgtgtgtgcaaatgGAAGGGCGGCAAGCAGACGGTGGAGTGCGGCGGCCAGCAGCTCTCCAACCTGCCGGAGGGCATGGATCCGGGCACCCAGGTCCTCAATTTCAGCGGCAACAGCCTGCAGGTCCTGCAATCGGAGCGTTTCCTGCGCATGGACCTGCTCAACCTGCAGAAGATCTACCTGTCGCGCAACCAGCTGATTCGCATCCACGAGAAGGCCTTCCGCGGCCTCACCAACCTGGTCGAGCTGGATCTCAGCGAGAATGCGCTGCAGAATGTGCCCAGCGAGACGTTCCAGGACTACAGCTCCCTGATGCGCCTCTCGCTAAGTGGGAACCCAATTCGGGAGCTGAAGACCTCGGCCTTCCGCCACCTGTCCTTCCTGACCACGCTGGAGCTGTCCAACTGCCAGGTGGAGCGGATCGAGAACGAGGCCTTCGTGGGCATGGACAACCTGGAATGGCTGCGGTTGGATGGCAATCGCATTGGCTTCATCCAGGGTCCGCACATCCTGCCCAAGTCGCTGCATGGCATCAGTTTGCACAGCAACCGGTGGAACTGTGATTGTCGTCTCCTCGACATCCACTCCTGGCTGGTCAACTACAACACACCACTGGCCGAGGAGCCCAAGTGCATGGAGCCGGCGCGACTTAAAGGTCAGGTGATCAAGGGTCTGCAGCGGGAGCAACTGGCCTGCCTGCCGGAGGTGAGTCCCCAGTCCAGCTACACGGAGGTCAGTGAGGGCAGGAACATGTCCATCACCTGCCTGGTCAGGGCCATTCCAGAGCCCAAGGTCCTGTGGCTCTTCAACGGCCAGGTGATGAGCAACGACAGCCTGGTAGACAACCTGCACATGTACTACTACATCGACGAGACGATCGGGATTAGCGGGGCGGAGGAGAAGCGCAGCGAGATCTTCATCTACAACGTGGGCGCCGAGGACAACGGGACCTTCTCCTGCGTGGGCCAGAACATAGCCGGCACCACGTTCAGTAACTATACATTAAGGGTAATTATCAAGGAGCCGCCGGTGGTGAATGAGGTGTCCTTTCCTCGCGACTACATGAACTACATTGTGGCCAGCAGTGCCGGCGGCGGCATCATCTTCGTGGTGCTGCTCTGCACCATTGTGGTCAAGTGCAAGAAGCCCTCGGAGCCGGCCAAGCAGCGCAAAAAGTGCGACCAGGTGACGAGCATAGCCGGCGGCACGGACTCCTCCACGGGCAGCACCCAGGACACGGGCATGGGCATGATGAAGTGCGCCTCGATCTTGAACGATGGCGGGGATAGTCTGAATGGCAATGCGGGACTTTTAATGGGCGATACACTCACGCCCACGAAGGCGGCCAATGGAGCTGCCGGCGGTGGGATTATCCTGGGCAATCAGATGAAGCAGAACCTGCTGCTGTACGCCACTCCCAAtcccccccagcagcagcagcatcagcagctgcagctgaaTGTGAACCTGATGGGCGCGGGACCGGGATCGCCACCGCTGCTCCTCAGCAACGGTCATGGACTGGCGGCCGCCTACTGCTCGCCGCCCGCCTCGCTGAGGAACTACCAGGAGAAGAATCCCGATCTGGTCAACGATGCGGAGAGCGTGAAGCACAAACTGAAGACGGCGGTGAGTCTGGACGGGGGAGCCGGGGAGTACGAGACGCAGAGCGACTGTGGGCAGTACGAGGGCTGCTATCAgctggccgccgccgccccACATCCAGTGCACCAGCATCCGGGGCAGCATCCGCTGATGGGACGCTTCGCCCAGGCGATGACCACCTTGCCGCGCGGCATGCAACTCAAGCCGGCTCCCCATCAGGTCGATGTCCATCTGAATCCGGTGTGTTTCCTGGGCCAGGATGGATCCTTTGCCTACGACTACAGCAGTGCCCACCTGGTGCAGCAGCCaccccaccagcagcagcagcagcaggtgcagCCGGCTGCCAACTTCTATCGCACCTTGCCACACAACAGGTTGCACAAGCAGCAGCAATtccaggcggcggcggcagcgggcGGCAATGTGGGTGGTGGCAATCCCAATCAGCCCACCCTGCGCTACAGCCTCGAGGCCGAGTTCATCCAGCGGGGACCGACGGTGAGCTACGAGAAGTACCAGCTGCCCAATGTGCGCTTCACCGCGGAGGGTTatccgcaacagcagcagcagcagcagcaacagttgcagCTGCAACATCAGTTTCCCTCGCCGCCAGAGGGCTACAAGAGCGATCTGGCCATGATGCCGGCCCCTTTTCAGCAGTGGCCCAGCTGTCTGCCCGGCTACCGCTTCGCCCAGTCACCCACCAGCCAGCAGCAGTCACCTGTGgtagcaccaccaccaccatcgcAACCACAACCACCGACGTCTTCGGCCGCAGGCACACAATCCACACACACCATCCCCGAGCTGGACGAAAGCGAGGCGAGTTCGCCGCGCCTCGAGGAAGCCGCCGGCTCTGCGGCGCCACCTGGCGGCGAGGAGGAGAACCCGGCCACGGACAGTGCGAAACTCAAACAGCTTAACGGCCCCTTGGCCGACAGTCCCGACGAGGGCTACGTGGGCGATGGCCAGGAGACCAGCGACATTTGA